The sequence TGGAAGATTTTGGGGGAGTTGGTGATGGACAGACTTCAAATACTAAAGCTTTTCAAGCTGCAATTGATCACCTTAGCCAGTTTTCTTATGATGGCGGATCCCAACTTTATGTTCCTCCGGGAAAATGGTTGACTGGAAGTTTCAATCTCACTAGTCATTTTACTCTCTTTCTTGACAAGGATGCTGTTCTTCTTGCTTCTCAGGTTAGTAATTctcattaaataattgatttgatgaatgtctttctttctttctacaAAAGTTGTCTTTTAGTATAGCCCACAAGGCTAAGTCATGCAATTCTTGAGTATTATCTTTTCGTGCTCTTTGCTATCCAATATGACTGCTTGTTTATCGTAATATTGAAAGTGAGAGTGACAATCAGGATGCAAATCTCGCAGATAATGTATCGGAAAACTTCACCAGAATAACAGagggaattaattaattttccaaTGCTTCAATCACACACCTTTGGTGATAGGTAGTTAGATTCACTTTGTAAAAATGGGGCCAACGTCGAGCTTAGAATAGGACAGTAATTACTGAGAAGAAACTTCAGCCATAAATCTTGTGGACCTAAAATGAAAAGTGCATCTTGGAATAGCctaacagaaaaagaaaatggggTCAGCTCCACAAGCCAAACAGTTTAATTGTCAAGGCCAAAAAAGTTATGTTTTCTACTCTCCTCATAATTCAAGTAGAGGTGGCATTTGAAAATGATCataaagacaaagaaaacaagaggTGTATATCAGCCTTAATGATATGCTTAATTTGGATTCTTCTGATATGGCACTCTATACATTTCCTTTAGCCCTCTTCATGATTTCTGACTGCAATTTATGGTTTTCCAAACTTTGCTCAGCGAGAAATGACATTTGGTTCAAATACCATTGCAGGTGATACCATagctttaaatataaagtgaGGGAAAATTGAGTAATTACTAAATTGTCATCTAATTATGTGCTTAACATGTCCCGCACTTTGGAAATTTTGATTAGGATGAGAGTGAATGGCCTGTGATTGAACCGTTGCCATCCTATGGTAGAGGAAGGGATACAGAAGGTGGAAGATACAGCAGTCTCATTTTCGGAACAAACCTTACTGATGTTGTAATAACAGGTAGGACCTTCTAGTAAATAAAATGACACTGTTAAAAAGCTATCAACAATCTCTTACATGTTGATTATGGACATATGGCTTTCTTTAGGAGCCAATGGCACTATTGATGGTCAGGGCGATCTCTGGTGGAAAAAGTTTCATAATGGAGAGATAAATTACACCAGGCCTTACCTGATAGAAATCATGTACTCGAATAACATTCAAATATCCAACCTTACGTTGATGAACTCTCCATCATGGAATATACATCCTACTTATAGCAGGTATCTTTGACCACCCCTACTGTCTTTAAGTTTGATTCTTGTGGACTTGTTCTGATTAAAGAATACGTGACGCAGCAATGTTGTTGTTCAAGGCATAACAATTCTTGCACCAGTGAATTCCCCAAATACTGATGGGATCAACCCAGGTTCGCATTTGGAATTTGATGCTGTTCCTGTATtgtaaaaatactttttaattctTGAAGCATTGCTGAAATGCAGattctcttttctttgtttctttctgGCTTTCGCCAAAGTGTCATGTTGTGAAAGTTTGTTTACTTATGCCTATTGAGTTGACTATGGATTCTGTAACCTCTGCAGACTCATGCACAAACACCAGAATTGAGGACTGTTACATTGTCTCTGGAGATGATTGTGTGGCTGTTAAGAGTGGCTGGGATGAGTATGGTATTTCTTTTGGGATGCCTACTAAGCAGCTAGTAATCAGAAGGCTCACTTGCATTTCTCCGACCAGTGCAGCAATTGCACTGGGGAGCGAGATGTCTGGTGGGATACAAGATGTGAGGGCAGAAGACATCACTTGTATAAATACAGAATCAGGTGTTAGAATCAAAACTTCTGTAGGACGAGGAGGTTATGTAAAGGATATCTATGTAAGAAAAATGACAATGCACACAATGAAATGGGTGTTTTGGATGACAGGAAATTATGGATCTCATCCTGATAATAACTATGATCCTAATGCAATTCCAGTGATTGAGAACATCAACTATCGTGACATTGTGGCTGAGAATGTAACAATGGCAGCTAGACTGGAGGGTATTGCTGGTGACCCCTTCACTGGCATTTGCATATCCAATGTAACCATTGGACTCGCGCAAAAGCCAAAGAAGCTTCAATGGAATTGCACTGACATTGCAGGAATATCAAGTGGTGTGACCCCAAAACCTTGTAGTCTGCTCCCAGAGCAGGAGAAAGAGAAGATCGCAGACTGCAATTTTCCTGAAGATAGCCTGCCAATCGAGAATATTGAAGTCAAGATGTGCTCTTCCAGTAGGAAATATTTGTGACTTGGAAAAAAGTTTCTGTATAGCACTTGTTTTCTATATGTACTAGTTACACTTTAGTGCGAATTTACTTCATACTATTTGAGGCCATTATAATGATCTCAAGATATGTATGCATAAAACTCCATCTCAGATGATTGCTTTGTCCAAAATTCTTCAAACATTGAAACGCAGTTCAATTTCGAATAGCCTCCCTTAGCAACCAATTCGCCAAGAAGAAAGGCATAACCATCATATAGAATACTTAATAAACTAGGCAGCAAAAGACTGCAAACAGAATATATATACAACATAATTTTGAGACGAATAATCcttattatcttaattttatttgaaaagtaCGGAAAATAGAAATCAGATCCATCAGCAAAATGAACATGCTTAATCCTTGCTTTGCTCCTACTCTAAGACTCCAACTACTAGTACTTACAAAAGATCTGCATTAATTTTTACAATGCAATTTATGCattaagataatatataaGCACTGAGATATCTCAAGCAGCTACGCTTCCATGTCTTGCATATAAGGTGCCTTTATCTTTCAGGGTCTAGGATGCGAAGCTCACATACTCTCAGGAAATGTTGATGCCAAAGTAATGTGTTAAAGGGAACGTAGctatcccattttccaatgtatTTCTGCGTCATATCCATTTCTCCTAATGGGTTGGAGGATCTGGATTGAACTTCATTGATTCCCTCCAGATAAGGTCCTTGATGTGCTCTTCAGTACATGATGGATgctcaaaatcaaaatgaaaaggcCTGGGGCAGACAGGCTCGTCATTGATATCATGAAGAGAAGACAAGTATGGATGACATAGTGCCTCCTCAACTGCGAACAGATGCATAAATATAACTACCCAATAGTGGAGagaaaccaaaagaaaaaatgaatgaaG comes from Ricinus communis isolate WT05 ecotype wild-type chromosome 5, ASM1957865v1, whole genome shotgun sequence and encodes:
- the LOC8287425 gene encoding probable polygalacturonase produces the protein MELSTSPKTSLVMDTILVVGLLLCLCTNGVDSRKRPKLACFEYAAISCRAHEASLEDFGGVGDGQTSNTKAFQAAIDHLSQFSYDGGSQLYVPPGKWLTGSFNLTSHFTLFLDKDAVLLASQDESEWPVIEPLPSYGRGRDTEGGRYSSLIFGTNLTDVVITGANGTIDGQGDLWWKKFHNGEINYTRPYLIEIMYSNNIQISNLTLMNSPSWNIHPTYSSNVVVQGITILAPVNSPNTDGINPDSCTNTRIEDCYIVSGDDCVAVKSGWDEYGISFGMPTKQLVIRRLTCISPTSAAIALGSEMSGGIQDVRAEDITCINTESGVRIKTSVGRGGYVKDIYVRKMTMHTMKWVFWMTGNYGSHPDNNYDPNAIPVIENINYRDIVAENVTMAARLEGIAGDPFTGICISNVTIGLAQKPKKLQWNCTDIAGISSGVTPKPCSLLPEQEKEKIADCNFPEDSLPIENIEVKMCSSSRKYL